TGCAAATCATTTGTTAAGCATCgatattttggtttatttaCTATATACAATTGGAACTGAGAATTGAACTAAActaacccaacccaacccaatttTTATTGAGTTGATTTGAATATAGGGATTAGTTGGGTTTTGAGTTCAATTTTATGGACCCAAGATTGGTTCAGTTTTGGTTAGTGTCAAATCCAAACCAACCCGACTCAGGAAGATAAAACAACATATCCAACTTTTACCTCACTATATGAGGAACCCTATTCATGAACATCTCTAAATAAAAATGATGGGctagttaaaattaatataggcGACTCCACCTAATATGGTAAGAGTTTGACATGTTAACCTCATATAATAACTTGACTAGAAATTACTTGTCACATGGATTTGTCAAACAAGAAGGAGCTGAAGGGAAAGAAAACAACAGAGGGCTATGGCATTGGCAGCCTGTCATTGATTTTAAATGCAGAGTTGTATTACCAACATGACTTTGTCTACTATAAATATTAACTCAGCAGAGATTTTGAACTAATGCTTGTAATATGCAAAAGGAGATAAAAAGATTTATAAAACTACACTTCAAAGTTTACCATCTTTTCTTTTGAAGTACTACCGACCCATATCAGGAAACCCTCGTGCTGCTAAGTTCAACTTGTGCCACTGCAGTGTTAATCGCATCAACGATGTCCAGCTTCCCGTTACTCACTGCTTCGTCCATTGGTGTCCGCTCATGGCTAGCCATTGCATAACACAACAAATCAAATTGGAAGGAGAGAGAACCAGAACAATTCAAGTAAAAGAAGGGGAGAAAGTGACGGCAAGAACTAGAACTGTAACCAAAATGAGCTGTGTATGACTCTGGTTTTGGAGATCAGCGCACCTGTTTAGAACTGATACGCTTGCCCCTGCTAAAACCAATTTCTTAACCACCTGAAATGAAAGGGGATCTGGGcttcaaaacttcaaaaaagcCGGGGTGACAAGAATTAAGAATGAGTATGTGCATGAGGAGACTCTCTGTTACCTCAATGTGGCCGTTGAGGCAAGCCCAGTGAAGAGCCGTGTTCTTCTCTATATTTGAAGCATTAACATCCTGTTATCATGGGAGCAGAGAAGAATCAAATCCTGAAAAATATCTTATATTtatgaacaaaataaataaacaaactaacaaactaacaaatACACACCCACACACATATATGGACAGAACAAGGGGGTAAAAAACACTGGAAGTGTGTTAGAACTGTTCTTCAGTGCAATTTTGGAGGCAGCACTCAGTTAAGGCCAACAGAACATGTGAGCAGAATACCATCATAGTGAACATCAACAATGGAAATCACCTTGCCGCCAGGTATTTCTCCCCAAAGTAAAATGTGAGCAGGAATTCACATCTGCTTGATCAAGTACAATTTATTCCCTAACTCTCATCATCAACCATGATCATGCAAATGGAAAATGGACGGTCCCCTACCAACCAAAAGCATCAAAATTcacaaaaactgaaccttttcttcattttattttcccatCAACCAAAACTTTACAAGACCAAATAGGTAATGATCAAAATTCATCCAAAGATCAATATGAATATGAAAGCAAAGAATTGAAAACAGTTGGCTAAGTAGAAGTTGGTTAAGTAGAAGTTGAAAACAGTTGTTTTCATATCAATATGAATATGAAAACAGTTGGTTAAGTAGAAGTTGACCTAGTCAAATCAATCAAACTCATTCACAAATTATCTGAGTTAATGCCATCTATCTAATGATAAGGCACCAAAGATTGGATACAGGTCATGATTTCATGTTTTTGAAATCCAAACGCAAGGGATGATATCACTGCAATAGAGAGAGCCCAGGTTGCTCAATTGTCCATAAACACAAGAGTCTGGAATGTTCCTCATCATATGGAAGAACTTcaaaattaacacaaaaaaaGTGAATATAATAACTTCATTTAATGAGTACAAAAGTTTTATGCAAGCCATGGGCTCTGCTACCAGTACCACATATTAAGTAAGCAACGTTGCTTCAACCTTTAATAATTTCATCCTTTTTTTCAACTCTGCCCTTTACTTTTGAGTCCTGTAAGTTTGTAAGGACGTTTCTTTCTCCCATGTAAACACCCATTAGATCTTGAATCCTCTACCAAGGACCCATGTCAGAAACAACCAAAACTAGTAATGTTCCAGAGGCACCTTTTAGCAAAGTTTCAGAGGCACCTTTTAGCAGCGATAGAAGTCATTACACCCATTGGGGAGCTACAGAATATATAGGCAGCCTATGGATTGAATGgaaagaattatctaaaatggtCCTAGTTAATTCACACATTCTTGAAGGGAAGAGGCAAACTGAGTCATTTACTTGGTATTAGGCCTAAGAAAGGGGATCCTACATTTGATGCTTGAGATGGTAGAAGACTCGATGGTGATGTCCTGGTTGTGGAATGCTATGCTATCAGAGGTAAGTGCTACAATAATGTTTTTAAATACAaccaaagaaatttgggataCTATCAAGAAAACATATTCTAAGGTTCGAGATGCTGCCTAGATCTATGAGATTAAGACTAAAGTATCAGCTACAAAGCAGGGGAACCAATCCATCACTGAATATGCCAATCTTTTGGAAACATTGTGGCAAGACATGAATCATTATCAATGTATTTAGATGAAGTACAGTGAGGATGCAACCCTACTTAAAAGGTTTGTTGAAAAGGACAGAATCTATGATTTTCTTGCTGGactaaatattgaatttgatgcaGTTAGAGTTCAAATATTGGGAAAAGAAGATGTCCCATCTCTAAATGAAACAATTGCCATTGTCCATGCTGAGGAGTGAAGGAGAGAAGTTATACTTGAAACTCCTTCAATTAATGGATCAGCCCTAGTGACTAGAAGCAGGAAGAATCCTGGTTTGGAACATCAGGTGCACGAAGAAAGGAAGTCATTGGATGGATCCAGATCAAACAATAAAGACTCTGTGGTGTACTTATTGTAAGGAACCTGGCACACCATAGATAAATGTTGAAAGCTTCATGCAAAGCCTCAAACAATAAGCAAAGGACCAGCAGGCAAAAGTGGACAAATAAGGGGACAGGGGCAAGCATGCATTGCAGATGCACACCAAACTGAGGAAGAGAGTTCCCTAGAACCACAACCACCAGTTGAGTTTAACATGgagaaaataacaaatttgGAAAACCTACCGGGGTCATTAGAAAAACAAACTGGAGCAGGTACATGTACCTTGGATCTTTCAAgtatttcttcctcttctcataCTCTTAATGCCTTAGATATATCCTCTCCTAGCGTTTGAATCATTGATTCAGGGGCAACCGACCATATGACCTTTATTTCGAAAAATTTGTCTCCTATACACCTTGTCCGAGTAATAGAAAGATAACCATTGCTGATGGCACAGTAACAACAGCAGCCGGCCAAGGAAATGTGCTTATCAATGATTTTCTCACTCTCAAAAAAGTGCTTCATGTGCCTAGATTGTTTGCTATAACCTTATATCAATCCAGAAACTTACCACAGACTCTAACTGCAGTGTGATTTTCTCATTCTCAAAAAAGTACAATTTGTTATAGTTTTATCCCTAGGATATTTTTTTCCCACTGCCTTGTTCGGCAGTTTCTAAGACATAACTGACTCCTATGGAGCGGTTACATATGTACCAAACATATACTTTGTCAATTTCGAATCAAGGAGGGTTGCTTTTTTGTCAAAAACTACAATGTGGATGACACCATAGTAATAGGGAATGACTTGGAGGGAATGGAAAATCTGAAGAAGTGTTTGATAAAGAAATTTGAGACTAAAGAACTAGGTAAACTAAAGTACTTTCTGGGTATTGAGGTTGCACATTCTCAGTAAGGTATTTTtatatctcaacaaaaatacattctAGATTTGTTGACAGATACAAGCAAACTAGGGTGCAAGGCTGCTAACACAACTACTGAACTTAATCATCAACTTGGTGATGCTCCAGAAGACAGGGCAGTAGATAAAAGTTCTTACCAAAGGTTAGTTGGAAGGCTTATTTATTTGTCACATACCAGCCAAGGCATAGCATATGTTGTTAGTGTTGTAAGCCAATTTATGTCCAGTCCTAAAGAAGTACACCTTAGAGCAATACACAAAATTCTACAATAATTAAAGGGCATACTAGGCAGAGGAATCCTATTCAAAAGAAGGCAAGAATTGATACTTGAAGCCCATACCAATGCAAACTATGCTAGGTTAATAATTGATAAAAGATCTACATTTGGGTATTATATATTCCTAGGAGGAAATCTTAtaacttggaggagtaagaagcagAATGTTATGGCAAGGTCTAGTGCAAAGGCTGAATTTAGATCAATGGCTCTTGGAATTTGTGAGTTGTtatggttaaaaataattttggaagatctgaaaattaaatagaaagaTCCAATGAGGCTCTACTGTAATAACAAGTCAACCATTAATATTGTACACAATCTAGTACAACATGACCAAACTAAGCATATGAAAGTTGACagacattttataaaggaaaagcTGGACAGTGGTTTGATTTGTACTCCATTTGTATCTACTGGTCAACAACTTGCAGATATACTTGCAAAGGGACTGTCTGGTACTGCATTTTAGAGGATAACTAGCAAGCTTGGAATAGAAGACATCcattctccagcttgagggagagtgtcaAGAGAGGCTAGTTCCAAAGATTTCtggattttttaatatttatgttccGAATATAGTGGTTTAGATATTCTCTTCATCTCTTAacttcttatctctttatcccCTTGTTTTAGGAAGTCAAAGACTGGTGGTTAGTTCTTATTTTAGGGGAAGTTAGTGGAGAAGTCAGTTTCCTACTTTTAGGGAAACAGATTTCCCATTCCTATAGGAAAACAGATTTCCCATTCCTCTCCAaattatgtacatatatattattgactTCTTGAATAAAGTGACACAAGTTTTTCAGTTTTTACCTAATTTGTGTCAGAAAGCATATCAATTCCCCATATGCTTTGAAATAACCACTTCAATAGCAACAATTGAAACAAATAAAGTAAAACAATCCATTGGTAAAACAACTGCTCACCACTCCATTTCCAATAAGATAGTCGACAATCTCAATATGCCCATTCGCTGAAGCCATATGAAGTGCTGCAAGCATATATTAAAAAACTGGCTATATTAATATAACTGTAATAATGGGGAATTCAGCCAAggggaacaaaaaaaaaaaaaaaaaacctttatcAGTCCCCTTGGGATTGACAAATCTATTGTTCCAGTAAACCTTTCAATTCCAAATACAGCAGGCAATTAAGCACCGTTGGGGTGATAAAAGTTTAGGGTATGCAAAATTAGGTCAACATGAAAGTATGACTTGTAATTTAGAAATCAGTAGAAATGCTTCATGAAAACATGAATTGCACAGAAGTACTTTCACAATTTTCTGCAAGAGGATATTTGCAGTCAGCCACATCTACCTTGTGAATGATCAGCAGAAATATTCAGAATTGAGAAAACaaacatttctcaaaaattagaaCCAGATAGATAAATTGGAGAATCTCTTCtgagagagaaagtgtgtgtgtgtgtgtagattGTAAGCTTGAATCAGAACTGATTAAAACAAGATTGGCCAAGATGATCTGGTTCAGTCTAAAAGCCATGTATTTGGAGACATCTTGCCTAGGCCATGTTTCAACTATGCTAGAGGGCAAAGCTATCAAGAATCTTTTGTTGGTGAAAAAAGACATTGAGAGACCCAGCTGTAAACAACCTTGTTAGAAGTTCTAGGGCTCTGTTAGATTACAGAAGAGAATTTCCAGTTTTGCATCTCCAA
This genomic stretch from Diospyros lotus cultivar Yz01 chromosome 1, ASM1463336v1, whole genome shotgun sequence harbors:
- the LOC127812110 gene encoding uncharacterized protein LOC127812110, whose translation is MGAEANAAEQTPAPQTTPENVEALLEAARYDDIDDVKSLASSGVSLDSKDSQGRTALHMASANGHIEIVDYLIGNGVDVNASNIEKNTALHWACLNGHIEVVKKLVLAGASVSVLNSHERTPMDEAVSNGKLDIVDAINTAVAQVELSSTRVS